One Bacteriovorax sp. PP10 DNA window includes the following coding sequences:
- a CDS encoding endonuclease/exonuclease/phosphatase family protein, translated as MTELRIITSNIRFSNPSDGSHDWPNRLPLLADLYQSFKPDILATQEGRQIQIKELDDSIPDLDLVDSHRSWIDERMYPCLFVNLQTISVERSGDIWLSKTPHVPGSKDFDSAFPRLCTWAEVTVKVSGEKLMIVNTHLDHILSSTRLGQIHVLINEVKKINDRPLMIMGDFNESPLTEVKKDLMDAFGLKDPWIEKNYAEETSHHGFSGTKAVTGDRIDWILMPKNFECTSLVMDKRSIENVYPSDHYPLLATVIPK; from the coding sequence ATGACTGAACTAAGAATCATCACAAGTAACATTCGATTTTCCAATCCTAGTGATGGCAGTCATGACTGGCCTAACCGGCTTCCATTACTCGCTGATCTTTATCAGAGTTTCAAACCAGATATTTTAGCGACACAAGAGGGACGTCAGATTCAAATAAAAGAATTGGATGATTCGATTCCTGATTTGGATTTAGTTGACTCTCACCGCTCATGGATTGATGAACGAATGTACCCGTGCTTGTTTGTAAACCTTCAAACGATTTCTGTTGAGAGGTCCGGAGACATCTGGCTTTCAAAAACTCCTCACGTTCCCGGATCAAAAGATTTTGATAGTGCTTTTCCCAGACTTTGCACTTGGGCAGAAGTCACAGTGAAAGTATCCGGTGAAAAACTTATGATCGTGAACACTCACCTCGATCATATTTTAAGCTCAACTCGTTTGGGCCAGATTCATGTGTTGATTAACGAAGTGAAAAAAATTAACGATCGCCCTTTGATGATCATGGGTGACTTTAATGAATCGCCATTAACTGAAGTCAAAAAAGATTTGATGGATGCTTTTGGATTAAAGGATCCGTGGATTGAAAAAAATTATGCTGAAGAAACAAGTCACCATGGTTTTTCTGGAACAAAAGCTGTGACGGGAGATCGTATTGACTGGATTTTAATGCCGAAGAATTTCGAGTGCACAAGTCTGGTTATGGATAAGCGCTCTATTGAGAACGTCTATCCATCAGATCACTATCCCTTATTGGCGACAGTCATTCCTAAATGA